One Candidatus Bathyarchaeota archaeon genomic window carries:
- a CDS encoding acetate--CoA ligase family protein: MNQTKKIINKAKSEGRKTLLETEAKTICTEYGIPVTKFSLVSSEQEAAAQAEQIGFPVVLKIVSPDIVHKTEAGGVLVNLKNKSEVASGYAKIIANAKNYKADAKVAGVLVQEMAPQSTEVIVGAIKDPQFGQTVMFGLGGIFVELLKDVSFRVAPLTDEDAKEMITRLKAYPLLCGYRNTPPADIDALTKILCNTSRLVLENPEIKELDLNPIMAYEKGAKTVDARIILE, translated from the coding sequence TTGAACCAAACCAAAAAAATCATCAACAAAGCAAAAAGCGAAGGCAGAAAAACACTTCTTGAAACCGAAGCCAAAACTATCTGCACCGAGTACGGCATCCCAGTAACCAAGTTTAGCCTTGTAAGCAGTGAGCAGGAAGCAGCGGCTCAAGCTGAGCAGATAGGCTTTCCTGTGGTTTTGAAAATTGTTTCACCAGACATTGTGCACAAGACAGAAGCGGGTGGTGTACTGGTTAATTTGAAAAACAAAAGTGAGGTCGCTAGCGGTTATGCGAAAATTATTGCGAACGCGAAAAATTACAAAGCTGACGCAAAGGTTGCGGGTGTTTTGGTTCAGGAGATGGCTCCTCAGTCAACTGAAGTAATTGTTGGCGCAATCAAGGACCCGCAGTTTGGGCAAACGGTTATGTTTGGGTTAGGCGGAATTTTTGTTGAACTTCTAAAAGATGTAAGTTTCCGAGTTGCGCCCCTAACCGATGAGGATGCCAAAGAAATGATAACACGGCTTAAAGCTTATCCGCTTCTGTGCGGTTACCGCAACACGCCGCCCGCAGACATCGATGCGCTCACAAAAATTTTGTGCAACACGTCGCGGCTGGTTTTGGAAAATCCTGAAATTAAAGAGTTAGACTTAAACCCAATTATGGCGTATGAGAAGGGCGCAAAAACAGTAGACGCAAGAATAATACTAGAATGA